In one window of Methanolobus mangrovi DNA:
- a CDS encoding precorrin-8X methylmutase: MTTESKKADTSIEELVEMTTEIDPELIGICTDLGSQTDEAKAIYMTSRNIAKKLVGDETIEDKVRQRCVTSTGDPAVADLMRFVNNPMKAGVEAIKKGAPILVDINMVKAGITKRGHNCEVICVLDKDEDAELARKYGITRTAAGFLKCKDILEGSIVAIGNAPSAAFAVCRMIEHGIKPAIIVGTPVGFVNAAESKEVVRKAPVPSITCVGTRGGTPMAVACVNELVAIANDDECVID, encoded by the coding sequence ATGACTACTGAATCAAAAAAGGCAGACACAAGTATCGAAGAACTTGTGGAAATGACCACTGAGATCGACCCTGAACTTATTGGTATCTGTACTGACCTTGGGTCACAAACTGATGAGGCAAAGGCAATTTACATGACCAGTCGTAATATTGCTAAAAAACTCGTTGGTGATGAGACCATTGAGGACAAGGTCAGGCAGCGCTGTGTAACCTCAACCGGTGACCCGGCAGTTGCAGATCTTATGCGCTTTGTCAACAATCCTATGAAAGCAGGTGTAGAAGCTATCAAAAAGGGTGCTCCTATTCTTGTTGATATCAACATGGTCAAAGCAGGAATTACTAAGAGAGGTCATAACTGTGAGGTTATCTGTGTACTCGACAAGGATGAGGATGCAGAACTTGCCCGCAAGTACGGTATTACAAGGACCGCAGCAGGTTTCCTGAAATGCAAAGACATACTTGAAGGTTCAATTGTGGCAATTGGTAATGCACCATCAGCTGCTTTTGCAGTTTGCAGGATGATCGAGCATGGTATCAAACCGGCAATCATTGTAGGCACGCCTGTAGGCTTCGTCAATGCCGCAGAATCAAAAGAAGTTGTCAGGAAAGCACCTGTTCCTTCCATCACATGTGTGGGAACACGTGGCGGAACTCCAATGGCAGTTGCCTGTGTTAACGAACTTGTTGCAATCGCAAATGATGATGAATGTGTAATTGATTAA
- a CDS encoding helix-turn-helix transcriptional regulator yields MAKALLNVLFTSEKRKKVLLLLKDGPMEMDTLLKSLETTRQALLPQVKILKDNHLICDHEDTYGLTIIGKLIIDEMTSLLDIIELLDGSIDYWGSHYLDFIPPHLLERIDELRKCKLIKPKITELYEINTEFFEASKKAKSHYIVTTFLHPNFIQLANDLITNNINIYFISSQDLLDKMIKEYHDDFEKIIQNHLVHAFVYSKKMDFQFVAFNECYAMLSLLRTNGEFDSKYLLCKGKTVNEWGIDFYNCYLKDSKPVTDI; encoded by the coding sequence ATGGCAAAAGCGTTGCTTAATGTATTATTTACTTCTGAGAAAAGAAAAAAGGTATTATTATTATTGAAAGATGGTCCCATGGAAATGGATACTCTCCTCAAATCACTAGAAACAACAAGACAAGCATTGCTTCCTCAAGTAAAGATTCTGAAAGATAATCACCTTATTTGTGACCATGAAGATACTTATGGATTAACAATTATTGGAAAACTGATAATTGATGAAATGACGTCATTATTAGATATCATTGAACTTCTTGATGGCAGTATTGATTACTGGGGAAGTCACTATTTGGATTTCATCCCACCTCATCTTCTGGAGAGAATAGATGAACTAAGGAAATGTAAATTGATAAAGCCTAAGATCACTGAACTATATGAAATTAATACCGAATTTTTTGAGGCTTCCAAGAAAGCTAAATCTCACTATATTGTTACTACGTTTCTACATCCAAATTTTATACAGTTAGCCAATGACCTGATTACCAATAATATTAATATATATTTTATCAGCTCCCAGGATTTACTGGATAAAATGATTAAAGAGTATCACGACGATTTTGAAAAAATAATTCAAAATCACTTAGTTCATGCTTTTGTTTACTCTAAAAAAATGGATTTTCAATTTGTTGCATTTAATGAATGCTACGCCATGTTATCTTTACTAAGAACTAATGGGGAATTTGATAGCAAATATCTTCTATGTAAAGGGAAAACTGTAAATGAATGGGGAATAGATTTTTACAACTGCTATCTAAAAGATTCAAAACCAGTAACTGACATTTAA
- a CDS encoding 2,5-diamino-6-(ribosylamino)-4(3H)-pyrimidinone 5'-phosphate reductase has translation MERPFIFINSAMSADGKISTKERKQVKISGKIDFNRMDQLRAGSDAIMVGIGTVLADDPSLTVKSPELQDNRIKAGLDTNPVRIIVDSTARTPCDADIFKKGEGKRIIIVSESAPVERVAELQEQADIIVSGKEKVDLPEAMRELKKRGINRLMVEGGATLNWGMLSNGLIDEIYTFVGNLIIGGKSSPTFVDGDGFPEKELLKLELMDAEKIEDGILLKWKVPGK, from the coding sequence ATGGAACGTCCATTCATATTTATAAATTCAGCAATGTCTGCTGACGGCAAGATATCTACAAAGGAAAGAAAACAGGTTAAAATATCCGGTAAGATCGATTTTAACCGTATGGATCAACTCCGGGCAGGGTCCGATGCTATAATGGTAGGCATTGGCACGGTTCTTGCAGATGATCCGAGCCTGACAGTAAAATCCCCTGAACTCCAGGATAACAGGATAAAGGCAGGCCTTGATACAAATCCTGTGAGAATCATTGTCGACAGCACAGCACGAACTCCCTGTGATGCAGATATTTTCAAGAAGGGAGAAGGAAAGCGAATAATAATTGTTTCGGAATCTGCCCCGGTGGAAAGAGTGGCGGAACTTCAGGAACAAGCAGACATTATTGTATCCGGAAAAGAAAAGGTAGACCTTCCGGAAGCCATGCGGGAGCTTAAGAAACGAGGTATTAACCGATTAATGGTAGAAGGCGGAGCAACACTTAACTGGGGAATGCTTTCCAATGGCCTTATTGATGAGATCTACACCTTTGTCGGAAACCTGATAATCGGGGGGAAGAGTTCCCCTACTTTCGTTGACGGGGATGGTTTTCCGGAAAAGGAGCTTTTGAAACTTGAGTTAATGGATGCTGAAAAAATAGAAGATGGCATTTTATTGAAATGGAAAGTCCCTGGCAAATAA
- a CDS encoding universal stress protein, translating into MTSALYKKIFIATDGSTQNRKAILHSIELAKLSGAKLYAGYVVDTAAFASIPMDSGWEMMYELLEQEANVATESVKKIAEGEGIAFEMVTLEGNPSHEIIEFADNNDIDLIVLGTLGKTGLDRFLLGSVAEKVTRNSKVPVLVVRGDSEKEE; encoded by the coding sequence ATGACAAGTGCTCTGTATAAAAAGATTTTTATTGCAACCGATGGATCCACACAAAACAGGAAAGCAATTCTGCACAGTATTGAACTTGCAAAATTGAGTGGGGCTAAATTATATGCAGGATATGTTGTTGATACTGCAGCTTTTGCTTCTATCCCCATGGATTCCGGCTGGGAGATGATGTATGAACTCCTTGAGCAGGAAGCAAATGTTGCAACCGAGTCAGTTAAAAAGATAGCTGAGGGCGAAGGTATTGCTTTTGAAATGGTGACCCTTGAAGGGAATCCAAGCCACGAGATAATTGAATTTGCAGACAATAATGACATTGACCTGATAGTATTGGGAACTCTTGGAAAGACCGGATTAGACAGATTCCTGCTCGGCAGTGTAGCAGAAAAGGTCACAAGAAACTCAAAAGTACCTGTACTTGTAGTGCGGGGAGACTCCGAAAAGGAAGAGTAG
- a CDS encoding flavodoxin family protein: MKVIGISGSPIPDSNTDRALKVALNATGMDSEFIKLSKHDIKPCLACLKCVDTNVCVIGDAGNIIAEKVKDADALIIAGYTPYSSIDSRTKTMLERLYCLRHKKGFMQGKPGGIIVTSAVPCMPEAPPVAEGAVNAVAAYMQEEGMQVVGDVKILGNVPCVKCGYGDECSLSGIKMVYGPDATVGSVGINSFEDQEIPLEAAKELGRNIAEILNSKK; encoded by the coding sequence ATGAAGGTAATAGGAATATCAGGTTCTCCAATCCCGGACAGTAATACTGACAGGGCACTGAAGGTCGCATTGAATGCAACAGGCATGGATTCCGAATTCATCAAACTCAGCAAGCATGATATCAAACCATGCCTTGCATGTCTGAAATGTGTTGATACTAACGTTTGTGTGATTGGTGATGCTGGCAATATCATTGCAGAGAAAGTTAAGGATGCAGATGCGCTTATAATTGCAGGCTACACTCCTTACTCATCCATTGATTCCAGGACAAAGACCATGCTTGAGCGTTTGTACTGCCTAAGGCACAAGAAAGGATTCATGCAGGGCAAACCCGGTGGCATAATTGTGACATCTGCTGTGCCATGTATGCCTGAAGCGCCACCTGTTGCCGAGGGTGCTGTCAATGCTGTTGCTGCGTACATGCAGGAAGAAGGTATGCAGGTAGTAGGCGATGTCAAAATACTCGGAAATGTGCCCTGTGTTAAGTGTGGATACGGGGATGAATGTAGCCTTAGCGGCATAAAGATGGTCTACGGACCTGATGCAACAGTGGGTTCCGTGGGAATCAACAGTTTTGAGGATCAGGAGATTCCATTAGAGGCTGCAAAAGAACTGGGCAGGAATATAGCTGAAATCCTGAATTCAAAGAAGTAA
- a CDS encoding YkgJ family cysteine cluster protein: MHGKGRLSDLPFFETVQEILSHYSCPSSCPAICCKLADINLDEKDLDLLMQASKYQTDKIESCDEEGVSHYKISIPCPYLELGRCSVYEWRPTLCRMFPFNICDVPDVLLLFPCDMGASIFKDYVEYSDNILKQSIPAKTIDAFEQSHCSFGIRQNKCLSIPMLVLKINNLLPFKEYLKLRLK, translated from the coding sequence ATGCATGGAAAAGGAAGGTTAAGTGATTTGCCTTTTTTTGAAACCGTTCAGGAAATACTTTCACACTATTCATGTCCATCCAGTTGTCCTGCAATTTGCTGTAAATTAGCAGACATCAATCTGGATGAAAAAGATCTGGATCTATTAATGCAGGCATCAAAATATCAGACTGATAAGATCGAATCCTGTGATGAAGAAGGAGTAAGTCATTACAAAATAAGTATTCCTTGCCCCTATCTGGAGCTTGGTAGGTGCAGCGTATATGAATGGAGACCAACTCTATGTCGGATGTTTCCGTTTAACATCTGCGATGTGCCAGATGTATTGCTTCTATTTCCATGTGATATGGGAGCAAGTATATTCAAAGACTATGTAGAATATTCAGACAATATACTAAAACAATCCATTCCTGCAAAAACGATTGATGCCTTCGAACAATCACACTGTTCTTTTGGCATCAGGCAGAACAAGTGCTTGTCCATTCCCATGTTAGTTCTTAAAATTAATAATCTATTACCATTTAAGGAATATCTCAAACTAAGATTAAAGTAG
- a CDS encoding cytochrome c biogenesis CcdA family protein, whose protein sequence is MLEATSLTPIAAFFAGIVSVLSPCVLPLLPVILAYSTGNSKFRPLAIIIGLAISFTAMGIAASAFGTLFLPYMGKLRIVAEIMIILIGLSMLTEIDIFSFISQYTGKIHAEGKGLLGGLVVGASLGIVWIPCVGPILASILTLVALESNIIYGVELLLIYSLGFAIPMMLIAYSAKLSGDRLSKLSELDIELKKAAGIILVVVGLWMVYTNHIVAYL, encoded by the coding sequence ATGCTGGAAGCGACATCACTCACACCTATCGCCGCTTTTTTTGCAGGGATCGTGAGTGTACTCTCACCATGCGTACTTCCGCTTCTGCCAGTTATACTCGCCTATTCCACAGGTAACAGTAAATTCCGCCCCCTTGCAATAATAATCGGACTTGCCATATCATTCACGGCTATGGGCATTGCCGCTTCTGCCTTTGGAACATTGTTCCTGCCCTATATGGGCAAGCTCAGGATCGTTGCTGAGATTATGATTATTCTCATCGGCCTTTCAATGTTGACGGAAATCGACATATTTAGTTTCATTTCACAGTACACCGGGAAAATACATGCCGAAGGAAAAGGACTTCTTGGCGGACTTGTCGTTGGTGCCTCACTGGGAATAGTCTGGATCCCATGTGTAGGACCCATACTTGCATCCATCCTCACATTGGTGGCACTTGAAAGTAATATCATCTACGGCGTAGAACTTCTCCTGATATACTCCCTGGGTTTTGCAATACCGATGATGCTTATTGCCTATTCCGCAAAACTGTCCGGTGACAGACTTAGCAAGTTATCGGAATTAGATATTGAACTCAAAAAAGCAGCAGGAATTATACTTGTAGTCGTGGGGCTATGGATGGTCTACACTAACCATATTGTTGCCTATTTATGA
- a CDS encoding pyridoxamine 5'-phosphate oxidase family protein: MKLTGVGNIVQIEGTCKEVLDKTEWVAIATCGESGPHLVATWGGYMRALKTEDSGILIIPAGYYNITEENLKKNPQVELLIASQKVQGTNTLGQGCCISGKGEVQTSGKYADLAKSKFSWARGALVITIEKINTQL, translated from the coding sequence GTGAAATTAACAGGAGTGGGTAACATAGTACAAATAGAAGGTACATGTAAGGAAGTTCTGGATAAAACAGAATGGGTTGCAATTGCAACCTGTGGGGAAAGTGGTCCACATTTGGTGGCTACATGGGGCGGATATATGAGAGCATTAAAAACTGAAGATAGTGGTATACTCATAATTCCTGCCGGGTATTATAATATAACCGAGGAGAACCTTAAAAAGAATCCTCAAGTGGAGTTACTGATAGCTTCACAGAAAGTCCAGGGGACCAATACTCTTGGTCAGGGATGTTGTATTTCCGGAAAAGGGGAAGTTCAAACTTCAGGAAAATATGCAGATCTGGCAAAATCAAAATTCTCATGGGCAAGAGGGGCATTGGTTATAACAATAGAAAAAATCAATACGCAGCTATAA
- a CDS encoding thioredoxin family protein, with translation MNKIILPVVAIIAVFFVVVGLVGDNKAVDDSAIVTAANMEQLNDALAKGPVLVEIGTNSCPACIAQKPIMADIANDYEDKATVMFINAENTRAMAASFNVYTIPDIFVIAENSDEGYIYMGADGQVTTDRNKARYIGITAKKTLTDLLDAAIEYRQ, from the coding sequence ATGAATAAAATAATCCTGCCCGTAGTAGCTATCATAGCAGTATTTTTTGTTGTTGTGGGCCTTGTCGGGGACAATAAAGCTGTAGATGACAGTGCAATCGTCACCGCTGCCAACATGGAGCAATTGAACGATGCACTCGCAAAAGGACCGGTCCTGGTAGAGATCGGAACAAATAGTTGTCCTGCATGTATTGCCCAAAAACCAATCATGGCAGATATAGCAAATGATTATGAAGATAAAGCCACTGTCATGTTTATAAATGCAGAGAATACCAGAGCCATGGCTGCCAGTTTTAATGTATACACTATCCCGGACATATTTGTCATCGCAGAAAATAGTGATGAAGGCTACATCTACATGGGAGCAGACGGACAGGTAACAACCGACAGGAACAAAGCCAGATACATAGGCATCACCGCTAAAAAAACGCTGACTGACCTTCTTGATGCAGCAATTGAATACAGGCAATGA
- a CDS encoding helix-turn-helix transcriptional regulator has translation MKKRLLDVIFASDKRKNVLLLLQNGPQEMDALLKSLETTRQASLPQMKILEEHYLVFHYNDIYELTTIGKLIVDWMKPLLSTINVFDSDVQYWRTHDFSFMPTDLFKRINELESCTIKSPSTEMMYDAHADFNQMTKAHEFQFSITSFFYPHFTDIFMELLSNDVDMHVIISQNLFDKLKAENYQDIERLVNNKSVHLYVYQKKMQFLAFVFNETSVMMSPLKISGEFDNKHIVCKGPDAVRWAQDFAEYYLKDSIPLTKSMLADES, from the coding sequence GTGAAAAAACGGTTACTTGATGTTATATTTGCTTCAGATAAGAGAAAGAATGTGCTATTATTGTTACAGAATGGTCCACAAGAAATGGATGCTCTTCTCAAGTCACTGGAAACAACAAGACAGGCTTCACTTCCTCAAATGAAGATCTTAGAAGAACATTATCTTGTGTTTCACTATAATGACATCTATGAACTGACAACTATTGGGAAATTGATAGTAGATTGGATGAAACCACTATTATCAACAATTAATGTCTTCGACTCAGATGTTCAATACTGGAGAACACACGATTTTAGTTTCATGCCAACCGATCTCTTTAAAAGAATAAATGAGCTTGAATCTTGTACGATTAAAAGTCCATCTACTGAAATGATGTATGATGCCCATGCTGACTTCAATCAAATGACCAAAGCCCATGAGTTTCAGTTTTCAATTACTAGTTTCTTTTATCCACATTTTACTGACATATTCATGGAATTACTATCAAATGATGTAGATATGCATGTAATTATTTCTCAAAATCTGTTTGACAAATTAAAAGCTGAAAATTATCAAGACATTGAGAGATTGGTAAATAATAAGTCAGTCCATTTGTATGTATATCAGAAGAAAATGCAATTCTTGGCATTTGTATTCAATGAAACCTCCGTAATGATGAGTCCGCTGAAAATTAGCGGGGAGTTTGATAACAAGCATATCGTTTGTAAAGGTCCAGATGCTGTTAGATGGGCACAAGACTTTGCAGAGTATTACTTAAAAGATTCAATTCCATTAACTAAATCTATGTTAGCTGATGAATCTTAA
- a CDS encoding diacylglycerol/polyprenol kinase family protein, with the protein MAPSSFLDEIFRKGLHLASVAIVLVYFFFGKQIALYFMTVYLVLVLLIEHMRLDRGFRLPVIHYLLRRKEETSIAGHVYFTLGAIVAVSVFSESVAYAAILMATFGDMSAALIGKSFGRTRIFRGGKSLEGCVAEFIVDLIIGYIFLSNWSIALVMAFVATLVETGFEKIDDNLAIPVFSGFVAELFLIIATYVRL; encoded by the coding sequence ATGGCACCCAGTTCATTCCTTGATGAGATCTTTCGCAAGGGTCTTCATCTGGCATCGGTTGCTATTGTGCTTGTATACTTCTTTTTCGGAAAACAGATAGCCCTGTATTTCATGACCGTCTACCTTGTTCTTGTACTTCTTATCGAACATATGAGACTGGACCGCGGATTCAGGCTACCTGTCATACATTATCTGCTGCGCCGGAAGGAAGAAACATCAATTGCAGGACATGTTTATTTCACCCTTGGTGCCATAGTTGCAGTCTCTGTATTCAGCGAGAGCGTTGCCTATGCTGCGATCCTGATGGCCACCTTTGGGGACATGAGTGCAGCACTTATTGGCAAAAGTTTTGGCAGGACAAGGATATTCCGGGGAGGAAAGTCCCTGGAAGGATGTGTGGCAGAGTTCATCGTAGACCTGATTATAGGCTACATTTTCCTTTCAAACTGGAGCATTGCACTTGTCATGGCATTTGTTGCCACACTTGTAGAAACAGGTTTTGAAAAAATAGATGACAATCTTGCAATCCCCGTGTTCTCAGGTTTTGTTGCAGAATTGTTTTTGATAATCGCGACTTACGTCCGTTTGTAG
- a CDS encoding CBS domain-containing protein, producing the protein MPKNTKVSDIMRTNVAFATLPGSRDEVHTLLKDKKVSGVPVLKDGKIVGIVSRANLLRNPEEEQLALLMTRNPIVVDPDVDITVAAKILLDNNIRRLPVVKDDNLLGIISVADIVASIAEMDISDHVGQYVNPTVVPVWTDTPLNVAARIMELAKSKAAPVIDSDLEVVGIITDRDIINASVIEDTVEMSDMSNGSDDDEWTWESMRDTMSIYYSVSRVKVPAIPVKDVMIADLVKAAYISGVSECALKMKRNKIDQIPIVNANQKFLGLLRDRNIMKAIIDQE; encoded by the coding sequence ATGCCAAAAAACACTAAAGTCTCTGACATAATGAGGACAAACGTTGCCTTTGCAACTCTCCCAGGCTCAAGAGATGAAGTCCACACCCTCCTTAAAGATAAAAAGGTATCAGGAGTACCTGTATTAAAAGACGGAAAGATCGTAGGAATTGTCAGCAGGGCAAATCTTCTAAGAAACCCGGAGGAAGAACAATTAGCTCTTTTAATGACACGCAATCCTATAGTCGTAGACCCTGATGTAGACATAACGGTTGCAGCAAAGATCCTTCTGGACAACAATATCAGAAGATTACCTGTTGTAAAGGACGACAACCTGCTGGGAATCATTTCTGTTGCAGATATAGTTGCCTCCATTGCCGAAATGGACATCAGCGATCATGTAGGACAATATGTCAATCCAACCGTCGTACCTGTGTGGACAGACACACCATTGAATGTTGCCGCCAGAATAATGGAACTTGCAAAATCAAAAGCAGCACCTGTTATTGATAGTGATCTTGAAGTAGTCGGCATAATCACTGATCGTGACATCATAAATGCCAGTGTTATTGAAGATACAGTGGAAATGTCCGATATGTCCAATGGTTCAGACGATGATGAATGGACATGGGAATCCATGAGAGATACCATGAGCATTTATTACAGTGTTTCAAGAGTAAAGGTTCCTGCCATACCTGTAAAGGACGTAATGATTGCAGATCTTGTAAAAGCTGCATACATCTCAGGCGTGAGTGAGTGCGCATTGAAGATGAAAAGGAATAAGATCGACCAGATTCCAATCGTCAATGCTAACCAGAAATTCCTTGGACTTCTGCGTGACCGTAATATCATGAAGGCTATCATAGACCAGGAATAA
- a CDS encoding J domain-containing protein gives MLKIKGHEIGSVVIKGASNRRAIQFQNNIITILRKIGVNENDIDIPLERIAMKKVKASATWWLADDRMHYSHNMQKNYVENLYVLSRVIEIEANRVLSGDITIADFISEFREDKDVHQKRQEAREFFGCDHDETDFTVINEKYKILSKELHPDKPTGDLEKFKQLNVAHKILKRELT, from the coding sequence ATGCTTAAAATAAAAGGACACGAAATTGGTTCAGTAGTTATTAAGGGTGCTAGTAACAGAAGGGCCATACAATTTCAGAATAATATTATTACAATTCTAAGAAAGATCGGTGTTAACGAGAATGACATCGATATCCCTCTTGAGCGCATTGCAATGAAAAAGGTAAAAGCTTCTGCAACCTGGTGGCTAGCGGATGACAGGATGCATTACAGCCATAATATGCAAAAGAATTATGTAGAGAATCTCTATGTCCTGTCCCGGGTAATTGAGATTGAAGCAAACAGGGTTCTTTCAGGTGACATTACAATAGCTGATTTCATTTCAGAGTTCAGAGAGGATAAAGACGTTCATCAGAAACGTCAGGAAGCAAGAGAATTCTTCGGCTGTGACCACGATGAAACAGATTTTACAGTCATTAATGAAAAATATAAGATTCTGTCAAAAGAGTTGCATCCGGACAAGCCAACCGGGGACCTCGAGAAATTCAAGCAGCTAAACGTTGCACACAAGATACTGAAGAGGGAATTGACATAA
- a CDS encoding amidohydrolase family protein, which translates to MPCEQTIHGKIIYGPEAEVIEGYIVIEDGIIKEVHEKKNDSGIIIAPCFVNAHTHIGDSVCKDPVLGNVHGHFVQRDLSQLVQPPHGLKHRILNMTPHRKMVEAMEKSLQDMNNTGTYAFADFREGSTKGIVALKEALESSDLDARIFGRPANDTGKKGISEELETLLNYADGLGMSGANDMDMEILENARQHSLKAGKPFAIHAGEHSRSDIEKALSLDPDILIHMTQATQQDLKEVADMGIPIVVCPRSNFITGVGMAPIVDMLDQEIKVAVGTDNVMLNSVNMFSEMELLSKIFGIEDRQVFMMCTLMGATILGLDAPGYILEGNIAKIMIINGNSNNLTGIRDPISGIVRRGRPDDILSVMI; encoded by the coding sequence ATGCCATGTGAACAGACAATACACGGTAAAATAATATACGGCCCTGAAGCAGAGGTCATTGAAGGATATATCGTAATAGAGGATGGCATCATTAAGGAAGTTCACGAAAAAAAGAATGATTCCGGAATCATCATTGCACCCTGTTTTGTTAATGCCCATACCCACATTGGAGATTCGGTCTGTAAAGACCCTGTGCTTGGAAATGTGCATGGTCATTTTGTGCAAAGAGACCTTAGCCAGCTAGTTCAACCACCACACGGACTGAAGCACCGGATATTGAACATGACACCACACAGGAAAATGGTGGAAGCAATGGAAAAGTCTCTTCAGGATATGAACAACACCGGCACATATGCATTTGCAGATTTCAGGGAGGGAAGTACAAAAGGAATAGTTGCACTGAAAGAAGCACTTGAATCATCAGACCTTGATGCCAGGATCTTTGGGAGACCGGCAAACGATACCGGTAAAAAGGGTATTTCAGAAGAACTGGAAACACTGCTTAACTATGCAGACGGTCTTGGGATGAGCGGTGCGAACGATATGGATATGGAAATCCTGGAAAACGCAAGGCAACACTCACTAAAAGCAGGTAAACCCTTTGCAATACATGCAGGAGAACACAGTCGGAGTGACATAGAAAAAGCATTGTCACTTGACCCGGATATCCTGATACACATGACCCAGGCAACTCAGCAGGACCTAAAAGAAGTTGCTGATATGGGCATACCGATAGTGGTTTGTCCCAGATCTAACTTTATAACGGGAGTAGGGATGGCACCCATTGTAGATATGCTGGACCAGGAGATTAAAGTAGCAGTTGGTACTGATAATGTAATGCTGAATTCTGTCAATATGTTCTCTGAAATGGAGCTATTATCTAAAATTTTTGGTATAGAGGACAGACAAGTATTTATGATGTGTACGCTTATGGGTGCAACAATATTGGGACTTGATGCGCCCGGCTATATTCTGGAAGGAAATATAGCTAAAATAATGATCATTAATGGTAATTCAAATAATCTCACAGGTATAAGAGACCCGATCAGTGGAATTGTAAGGAGAGGTCGGCCTGATGATATACTATCTGTGATGATATAA